The Tautonia plasticadhaerens nucleotide sequence ATTCGCGGGCGGTTTCGGCGGCTTCTTCCTGTGCTTTGGTAATTTGTTTGGTCGCTTCTTCGGCCTCGTAGGTGACGCCCGCCTGCTCGCGTATCTTGTCGATAAGCTCCTGCGACGTGCCGAGCGTCTTATCCTTGATCGCCTGTGCCGTGGCTTCCATCTCGGCGCGGCGTTCGGCCAACGCCCTGCCGGAAAGCTGCGCCAGTTCGGCCTCCTGCTCGTATTTCAGGAGCAGGTTGCTGAGTGCATCCCCGGCTTCGTCGTAATCCTCGGCTTCTTTTTTCTTCTTCGTCTTCCCGCTCTTCCCGAAGCTGCCACCACCGCCTTTCGGCCTGTTGCCGGTAACGTCAATAGAGGGAACGGTCGGCGCGTCGTTCTGCGCCATGAGTTCATCGAGCAGCGCCTGCTTCACGGCGGGGTCGTCGGTGAACTGCATCGCAATCCCGCCGACGATGGCGTTGAAGCCCTGCTTGAATTTCGGGATGTTTTCGTTGGCGGTTAGCGTGAGGTTCTTGATCTCGTCGGCCACGCCCTTAATCAGCGCGGTCAGCCCGGCATCGCCGATGGTCTTGGCGAGCTGGTCGAAGCTGTCGCCCATGTTGGAGAGCGCCACGGAAAGCGTGCTTTCCTGCTCCTTGATCGCCCCGGCGAACTGCACGTCGCCGATGGAGCGGATGTAGCCTTCGATACCCGCCGCATTCTTCCTCACCTTGGTTTCCATGCCCTGGAAGGTGAAGATCACGCTGTCACCCGCGTCCTTGGTGCGGATGCCGAACTCTTTCAGGCGCTCGAACTCTCCCGTGGCGGCGTCGGCCACGGCTTCGACCACCTGGTTGAGCGACTTGCCCATCGCCGAGGCGGTGTTTCCGTAGGACAGCAATGCCTTCTCCGACGGGTCAAGCCCCAGCGATTTCAGCTTGATGAAGGCATTGGCCACCTCTTCCACGGCAAACGGCGTGGTCGCGGCGAATTTCTGGATCATCCCGAAAGCAGCGGCGGCATTCTCCGCCGATCCGGTGACGGTGCGCAAGGAGGCTTCGATTTTCTCGAACTTGGTGATGCCGTCGATCAGCTTGCCCCCGGCCAGCAGGCTGGAGATGGCGGCGAGCTGCACGCGGAACTGCCCCATCGACGCGCCCATCTTCTTGCCCGCGTTTTCGGTGACGGTGGTCGCCTTCTTCATCTCGCGGTCGAGCTGGGAGGCATCCGCCTTGATTTTCACCGTGAGTTCGCTAAGTGTTGCCATCCCGTATCCGTTCCTTTGCGATTTCTTCGTCCATCCATGCCTTCAGCTCGCTTACCTTTTCCGAAGACAGGGCGGTTTTCTTCTCCGGCTGCTTCAGCCCGTGCTTCAGCGCATAGCCCTCATAGGCTTGTTCCACCTCCCACACGGTCGCTTGCCAGAATGCCTGCGGCGTCCATCCCAGCGCTCCTAGGCAGAATCGCTGGTAGTCTCGCCAGGGGAAGCCGTCTCCAGCTTCCCGGTCAGCTTTCCCATCGCTTCGGCCACTCCCTCCCGGTCTTTCGGCGGGGAAAGCAGGATGCGAAGGAACGCGAACAGGTGGATTTTCAGCATGCCGTGCTCTTCCGAGTCGATCCCGAGGCCGAGGATGGCGTCACCCATGTCCTTCACGGTCGCCTTGTGCCCGCTGCTGGTGAGCATGGCCGCGAGCAGCTTTGCCGTGTCGGTGACGCCCATGTCCATCACCCGCTTGGCGATGCGGATGATGCCCTCGCCCAGCGCGTGCTCGCAGGCTTCGATCAGCTCGAACGTGCCCAGCAGTTCGTAGTTCTTCCCCGCCAGCTCTAGGCTGTAGCGGGGGCGGGCTGCGTCGTAGCTCACCGGTAGTTCGTCAGCTTGACGGCAGCCACGGTCATGCCCGTTGCATCGCTGAGCGTGTAGTTGACATTGCCGTCCACGTCGTTGAACCGATCCACGGGGAATGGGCCAGCGGCATACCTACCGCCATTCGTGCCGGAACCCGGCAGGGTGATGACCGTATCCGGGGTGGCAATCGTGCCGAAGCCGGGCTTGGTCGCGTCATTCGCGGCGAAGGTCAGCGTGCGGCTGGAGGCGTTGCTGTTCAGGAAGATCAGCATCGTGCGCCCGTCGTTGGCGAACTTGTCAGCCGTCGAAGCGGAGCCGAGGGTATAGGCCAGTCCGCCAAAAACAGAAGTTTGAACAGAGAGTGTTGCCATGGGTTACCTCTATGCGGCTGCGGTGAAGGTCGGCTCGCCGTGCGATTCGAGCGTGTAGCTGTATTGTTCCACGCCGTCCTTCGCGCCGTTGCGCGTGTAGCCGGCGATGAGGAAATCGCCCTCGATGGTGTCGCCGTTCGGGAACACCAGCGTGTAGGTGTCGATGGTTCCGGCGAATGCCTTGGCGCGGATGGATTCGTCCGTGGCGGAATCCTTGAAGAATCCGCTGCACGCGATGGAAAACGACTTCAAAGAGGCATCCTCCACCAGCTCGCGCCAGCCGTTGGTGTCCTTGGTGCTGCCGTCGACCACGTTGTTGCCCATCGTGATGCTGGTGTCCGTAAGCCCGCCGATGGTAGTTCCCGTAGCGGCATCGCCCAACTTAATGAGCATGTCGCGGCCTTTTTGTAGTGCCATAAGCCCTCCTTGGCTAAGTGTGTTAAGGGGTGATCAGTTCGACGGTCGCGCTTTCCAGCGTGATCGTCTCGCCGGTATTGGAAAGCTGCCCGGTCAGGGCCAGGGTCGTCGCT carries:
- a CDS encoding tape measure protein, which codes for MATLSELTVKIKADASQLDREMKKATTVTENAGKKMGASMGQFRVQLAAISSLLAGGKLIDGITKFEKIEASLRTVTGSAENAAAAFGMIQKFAATTPFAVEEVANAFIKLKSLGLDPSEKALLSYGNTASAMGKSLNQVVEAVADAATGEFERLKEFGIRTKDAGDSVIFTFQGMETKVRKNAAGIEGYIRSIGDVQFAGAIKEQESTLSVALSNMGDSFDQLAKTIGDAGLTALIKGVADEIKNLTLTANENIPKFKQGFNAIVGGIAMQFTDDPAVKQALLDELMAQNDAPTVPSIDVTGNRPKGGGGSFGKSGKTKKKKEAEDYDEAGDALSNLLLKYEQEAELAQLSGRALAERRAEMEATAQAIKDKTLGTSQELIDKIREQAGVTYEAEEATKQITKAQEEAAETAREWRKELTDGLTDIILHFDSAGDAAKRFFDEIAAQILKKSVTGPLSDGIMGAIEGTDIFKSIGGFLSGARADGGPVGGGKSYLVGERGPEIFTPSVSGQIIPNHQMGGGGITIVQNNSFGSGVTRSEVAGMLPGIISATKQAVATEVQKGGAFTRQIRG
- a CDS encoding phage major tail protein, TP901-1 family; the protein is MALQKGRDMLIKLGDAATGTTIGGLTDTSITMGNNVVDGSTKDTNGWRELVEDASLKSFSIACSGFFKDSATDESIRAKAFAGTIDTYTLVFPNGDTIEGDFLIAGYTRNGAKDGVEQYSYTLESHGEPTFTAAA